The following coding sequences lie in one Lolium perenne isolate Kyuss_39 chromosome 2, Kyuss_2.0, whole genome shotgun sequence genomic window:
- the LOC127329147 gene encoding uncharacterized protein translates to MTINDGLDSNWEYHQNNVAVGAMFPSKRHMQDAIVKWAMSTQRLLRTTVSSGKYLTMECHDINCPGRVHGYVPKYETTWRVSDFVAHTCELASIRNDHCNLSSNLIARLLYTEIVEGQAMGVRGIIKNVKKHHLYNISYGKAWRAKQRALEMRFGSFRDAYDAVVRLLRTLQERNPDTYINIQDLFLPEYPTYRVLHRVFFSFGVCIESFRHCRPVLCVDGTFLTGQYKGQILTAIEMDGNNQIVPLAFAFLESENTESWLWFFRQLKISIVKDTPNVCILHDRHAGILKAVKTLKEPGQEMPWIDIQRHWCMPPGGQFLHTIQEQEPYESLQEAVHPEPAVEVYFFVYQTPGVHEPTERWSLLHDTHGARYGVMTTNLAESYNFVLRGNRALPLTAIVEGIFMGTVKYYRERREKAQMHIVNNPDTLYCSNIMEYMHKKKEKARNLAVVPIGNVERRFEVRLPTDMFGCGNPQRTHDVKIEMAGRSLLNRDIARAHRAAKLEANPNSLSPMVTRGGNQNWQIHPGWVQRLKWVGLLPFARLVEDTRSEVIGFTIHTADE, encoded by the exons ATGACAATCAACGATGGCCTTGATTCTAACTGGGAGTATCACCAGAATAATGTCGCCGTAGGGGCTATGTTTCCGTCCAAGCGACATATGCAGGATGCAATAGTTAAGTGGGCAATGTCGACTCAAAGGTTGCTCAGAACAACCGTGTCATCTGGAAAATACTTGACGATGGAATGCCATGACATCAATTGTCCCGGAAGGGTGCATGGGTATGTTCCTAAGTATGAGACAACATGGCGTGTCAGCGACTTTGTGGCGCACACTTGTGAGCTTGCAAGTATCCGCAACGACCATTGCAACCTGTCGTCTAATCTGATAGCTCGGCTGCTGTACACTGAAATAGTGGAAGGGCAAGCCATGGGAGTAAGGGGCATAATTAAGAATGTGAAGAAGCATCATTTGTACAACATTTCTTATGGCAAGGCTTGGAGGGCTAAACAGAGGGCGCTGGAGATGAGATTTGGTTCGTTTCGAGACGCATATGATGCAGTTGTTCGTTTGTTGCGGACACTGCAGGAGAGGAACCCAGACACATATATAAACATCCAGGACTTGTTTTTGCCGGAGTACCCAACTTACAGGGTTCTGCATAGAGTTTTTTTCTCGTTCGGTGTCTGCATCGAATCTTTCAGGCATTGTCGACCCGTGTTATGTGTGGACGGCACGTTTCTCACCGGTCAGTACAAGGGTCAAATCTTGACCGCCATTGAAATGGACGGAAACAATCAAATCGTGCCACTCGCTTTTGCATTCCTGGAGAGTGAGAACACCGAAAGCTGGTTATGGTTCTTTAGACAGTTGAAGATTTCAATTGTGAAGGACACACCGAATGTTTGCATCCTTCATGACAGGCATGCAGGTATACTGAAAGCTGTTAAGACACTCAAAGAGCCAGGACAAGAAATGCCATGGATTGACATTCAGAGGCATTGGTGCATGCCACCTGGGGGCCAATTTTTACACACAATTCAGGAACAAGAACCTTATGAATCTCTTCAAGAAGCTGTGCATCCAGAACCAGCAGTGGAAGTATACTTTTTTGTGTACCAAACTCCAGGAGTTCACGAGCCTACGGAGAGGTGGTCCTTGTTGCACGACACACATGGCGCTAGATACGGCGTCATGACAACCAACCTCGCAGAATCGTATAACTTTGTGCTGAGAGGCAACAGGGCTTTGCCACTTACAGCTATAGTAGAGGGTATTTTCATGGGCACAGTTAAATATTACAGAGAGAGACGCGAGAAGGCGCAGATGCATATAGTGAACAACCCAGACACACTGTATTGTTCGAATATTATGGAGTACATGCATAAGAAGAAGGAGAAAGCTAGAAATCTCGCTGTTGTTCCCATTGGGAATGTGGAAAGAAGGTTCGAAGTCCGCTTACCTACAGATATGTTCGGGTGTGGGAATCCGCAGAGGACTCATGATGTGAAAATTG AAATGGCAGGAAGATCATTGCTCAATAGGGACATTGCGAGGGCGCACCGTGCGGCCAAGCTAGAGGCCAACCCTAATAGCTTGTCACCAATGGTGACACGCGGGGGTAATCAAAATTGGCAGATACACCCCGGTTGGGTTCAGAG GTTGAAGTGGGTTGGACTTCTACCTTTTGCACGGTTGGTTGAGGACACTAGGTCAGAGGTCATCG GTTTCACAATTCACACCGCCGATGAGTGA
- the LOC127334868 gene encoding uncharacterized protein, with protein sequence MEEISQITDPEVDLPWASATDVDGATEAIIGYIQKMVDQRVFYFQAWSGLGSSSVLRSIAELLPSRRAIPKLCFDRIILIDSSEWRSRRSLQRAIAEELKLDCSTMAIIDKQDEQDDFYGVQERSRGEIAAVSRKINHILKDSRFVMLFHKGCDDEIDLYGFGVPQFGKFEDNLLIWTSGRRRLIFKENDRVTRAILEVYEGIVNLTNEQFYAILCKEGAIIAPGIDPTVVSDCFLYKLLLHISFLTTNKYDWAGHAFNCWICDGILQVDISREISNVLRRKISMECDDTVLDYMLRKFKKYLKLPFLRVKDGDVYEEGPYRWISMTSKDTKLHGMQIVPAQTSSFFLEFERSEPLLALPTGLFEHSSILGVLILCCCAFNFASPPFVKCHSLKFLGLDHCTDNNTCEVEDHTEWVCLYLLRVLDLHFTKWNEILSIENIDLMTNIRELNIEGFICWQYTTHLQGRLPNLERLRIIKPGSEPEISLDTSNSFLGRTKLEILDLSGNSNMEVLPSSLSEVSSLDVLVLDGCTKLQDVVPDVLPHLLRSFKLDAYGPPSRRIPNVEQPMEHISSSTGSNKNGSNNISRISLQGCTRLDSLFLRGLPNLVELDLSGSAIKVLDFETMVVEVPGLKRLFLLGCEHLRAIGWGKLWIVYGTKLDLELLCIDTRAGTVRPRPPLSKNKPLRLQVHAVVEDARLAWSLCPPMIMGARDDGLKEVYFNIHVTSSLVHNGSVQLRELCKKKTSMHGDQVSMQLSGIPPGSQYKAVFSVVSAVPLMQGFPEPPTSNLDYHIEIGEGGRSLESALDGHNNYDINYNDCNLAFIMKWFAESLHVHDVSVSGSMPMGYWNMLKQCRMERCPKLGTVFPWGSQGNSSGSSGFETLETFWACDLLMARQIWSKGSHINVTSTKSFRNLQHLHLSSCPRLQFMLPVWVSSFPSLETLHIIHCSDLKHIFVLDGWYPEEIATNGVAFPKLTAIYLHDLPTLRQISEMMMVAPILETIKIRGCWSLRRLPAVNKSRGPGMKKPTVEIEKDVWDALEWDGVEAGHHPSHFEAPVHSRYYKKKLPRTSVLR encoded by the exons ATGGAGGAAATAAGTCAAATAACCGACCCGGAGGTTGATCTACCG TGGGCCAGTGCCACAGATGTTGACGGTGCCACAGAGGCAATAATTGGGTATATTCAGAAAATGGTGGATCAAAGAGTCTTCTATTTTCAAGCATGGAGTGGACTTGGGTCATCCTCTGTTCTGAGATCCATAGCAGAATTGCTTCCTTCTAGGAGAGCCATTCCAAAACTATGCTTTGACAGGATAATTCTTATAGATTCTTCAGAATGGAGAAGTAGAAGATCATTGCAGAGGGCAATTGCAGAGGAACTGAAACTTGATTGCTCGACAATGGCTATTATAGATAAGCAGGATGAACAGGATGACTTTTATGGAGTTCAGGAAAGATCACGGGGTGAGATAGCAGCTGTGTCAAGAAAAATTAATCATATTTTGAAGGATAGTAGATTTGTGATGCTTTTCCATAAGGGGTGTGATGACGAGATTGATTTATATGGCTTCGGTGTTCCTCAATTTGGCAAGTTTGAAGACAACCTTTTGATATGGACATCTGGGAGGAGGAGGTTGATCTTTAAAGAAAACGACAGGGTGACACGAGCCATTCTGGAGGTTTATGAGGGGATAGTGAATTTAACGAATGAACAATTTTATGCAATACTGTGTAAAGAGGGAGCCATCATAGCTCCAGGCATCGACCCTACAGTGGTCTCAGATTGTTTTTTGTACAAACTATTACTGCATATCAGCTTTCTTACCACCAATAAATATGATTGGGCTGGTCATGCTTTCAATTGTTGGATATGTGATGGGATACTGCAAGTGGACATATCAAGGGAGATAAGTAATGTACTGAGAAGAAAGATAAGTATGGAGTGTGATGATACTGTACTTGATTACATGCTTAGAAAGTTCAAGAAATATTTGAAGCTTCCTTTTCTGAGAGTTAAAGATGGTGATGTATATGAAGAAGGACCATACCGTTGGATTTCAATGACATCGAAGGATACAAAACTACATGGTATGCAAATTGTTCCTGCACAGACATCATCTTTCTTCTTGGAATTTGAGAGATCTGAACCACTGCTAGCATTGCCAACTGGTTTGTTTGAACATTCCAGCATCCTTGGTGTGCTAATCCTTTGTTGTTGCGCCTTCAATTTTGCATCACCTCCTTTTGTAAAATGTCACAGCCTGAAATTCCTTGGACTAGACCACTGTACTGATAACAATACATGTGAAGTAGAAGATCATACTGAGTGGGTATGTTTGTATTTGCTGAGGGTGCTAGACCTACATTTCACAAAATGGAATGAGATCTTATCTATAGAAAATATTGATCTGATGACCAACATCAGAGAACTAAATATAGAGGGATTCATTTGTTGGCAATACACAACCCACTTACAAGGTCGGCTACCTAACCTTGAGAGGCTCCGAATAATCAAGCCAGGATCTGAACCCGAGATTTCATTAGACACAAGCAATTCCTTCCTTGGCAGGACAAAGCTAGAGATACTTGATTTGTCGGGCAATAGTAATATGGAGGTTCTACCAAGCAGCCTATCAGAAGTGAGTAGCCTTGATGTGCTTGTCCTAGATGGTTGCACTAAGCTTCAAGATGTTGTGCCTGATGTGCTCCCTCACTTGCTACGGTCATTCAAACTTGATGCTTATGGGCCGCCAAGTCGACGGATACCAAATGTTGagcaacctatggaacatatcagTTCATCCACTGGATCAAATAAAAATGGTTCCAACAATATCTCTAGAATCTCCCTACAAGGTTGCACAAGGTTGGATAGTCTATTCCTGCGCGGGCTACCAAATCTGGTCGAGTTAGACCTCTCCGGGAGTGCAATTAAAGTTCTTGACTTTGAAACCATGGTGGTTGAAGTTCCAGGGCTCAAACGGCTATTTCTTCTAGGATGTGAGCACCTTCGTGCAATAGGATGGGGCAAACTGTGGATAGTGTATGGCACAAAGCTTGACCTGGAATTATTATGCATAGACACACGAGCTGGAACGGTGCGTCCTCGGCCACCCCTTAGCAAGAATAAACCCTTACGGTTGCAGGTGCATGCTGTTGTTGAGGATGCAAGGCTTGCTTGGTCCCTATGCCCTCCGATGATTATGGGAGCACGAGATGACGGCCTTAAGGAGGTTTATTTTAATATCCATGTCACATCCTCACTTGTACATAACGGATCTGTTCAACTCAGAGAACTCTGCAAGAAGAAGACTAGCATGCACGGTGATCAAGTGAGCATGCAACTATCTGGTATACCTCCAGGAAGCCAATACAAGGCTGTCTTTAGCGTGGTTAGCGCCGTCCCCCTTATGCAGGGTTTTCCAGAACCGCCGACTAGCAACTTGGACTATCATATTGAGATCGGTGAAGGAGGCCGCAGCTTGGAGAGCGCACTGGACGGACATAATAATTATGATATTAACTATAATGATTGTAACTTAGCTTTTATAATGAAATGGTTTGCGGAGTCACTGCATGTGCATGATGTCTCGGTTAGTGGTAGTATGCCCATGGGATATTGGAACATGCTCAAGCAGTGCCGCATGGAGAGGTGTCCCAAGTTGGGTACCGTATTCCCTTGGGGGTCTCAAGGGAATAGTTCGGGGTCGTCTGGATTTGAAACACTGGAGACTTTTTGGGCGTGCGATCTCCTGATGGCCCGCCAGATTTGGAGTAAAGGTTCGCACATCAATGTAACGAGTACTAAAAGCTTCAGAAACCTGCAGCACCTACACCTGAGCTCCTGTCCCAGGCTCCAGTTCATGCTCCCCGTCTGGGTCTCTTCTTTCCCCAGCCTGGAGACCCTTCACATCATCCACTGCAGCGACCTCAAGCACATCTTCGTGCTGGACGGATGGTACCCCGAGGAAATAGCCACCAACGGTGTAGCGTTCCCGAAGTTAACCGCCATTTACCTTCATGACCTGCCAACGCTGCGGCAGATATCCGAGATGATGATGGTTGCGCCCATACTGGAGACCATCAAGATCAGAGGTTGCTGGAGCCTGcgccgactgccggctgtgaacaaaTCCCGTGGTCCAGGCATGAAGAAGCCGACCGTCGAGATCGAGAAGGACGTGTGGGATGCGCTGGAGTGGGACGGCGTCGAGGCCGGCCACCACCCGAGCCACTTCGAGGCACCGGTGCACTCGCGCTACTACAAGAAGAAACTGCCCAGGACATCCGTCCTCAG GTGA
- the LOC127334869 gene encoding uncharacterized protein, protein MDKLVQLGRKAWFVVRVMSGYEQRRIRSYRLQLQQRLEQAQARKEQVRKQPEQIILSEVRQVVQQMQALKQHFEEAETAIEKIFNPIDKNAQMITNMQMEKEEAQAKEMAKVMRDQIKMQRELAMRTAESTAAKPIDTQASETAAESLPKQETGK, encoded by the exons ATGGATAAGCTGGTGCAGCTCGGGAGGAAGGCGTGGTTCGTGGTACGGGTGATGTCCGGCTACGAGCAGAGGAGGATCCGATCTTACAGGCTGCAGCTGCAGCAGCGGCTCGAGCAG GCTCAGGCTAGGAAGGAACAAGTGAGGAAACAGCCAGAGCAAATTATTCTGTCAGAGGTTCGTCAAGTGGTTCagcagatgcaagctctcaaacaGCACTTCGAAGAAGCT GAAACTGCCATAGAGAAAATTTTCAACCCGATTGACAAGAATGCTCAGATGATAACGAACATGCAAATGGAGAAAGAAGAGGCGCAGGCGAAGGAGATGGCAAAGGTAATGCGAGACCAAATAAAAATGCAAAGAGAGCTCGCGATGAGGACAGCTGAGTCCACTGCCGCAAAGCCTATTGACACCCAAGCGAGTGAAACAGCAGCTGAAAGTCTTCCAAAACAAGAAACCGGGAAATAG